Part of the Elusimicrobiota bacterium genome, GGCGACCACTACGCCGGCTCCAAAATTAGCGGTAATTGCCGCGTCTTCGGGAGACGCGCCCGCGGACCAGGCCAGGGCAAAAAGCGAGATTACGGTGTCACCCGCTCCGGTTACGTCAAAAACTTCTCTGGCTTTAGTGGGGATGTGCAGCGCGCGGGGCCTGGCTCCGGGCGCCGTAAAAAGCGTCATTCCGTGTTCTCCCCTGGTGATAAGAAGCGAGCGGCAGCGCAGTTCTGAAATTATTTTTCTGCCCAGAGCTTCCACTTCCGGCGTTCCGTCTTTCTGGGGCAGGCCCATGCCCCCGAAGGCTTCCATGGTGTTAGGGGTTATACAGGCAACTTTTTTATATAGTCTGAAATGCTCAACTTTCGGGTCCACGAAAATCGGCACCCGGCGCGCCCGGCAAAGGCGTATAGCGCGGATTATTACGGCCGGGCAGAGCAGGCCTTTCCCGTAATCGGAAAATATAACCGCTTCGGCTCCGTTCTTTAACTGCCGTTCCAGGGTATGGAGGGCGCGTTTTTCAAGGCCGGGGGAAAGGGGTTTTAGCGGATCGCGGTCAAAACGGACTACCTGCTGATGCTCGGCTATCACGCGGGTCTTTTCTATGGTCGCCTCTTCATCTGTGGCGATAAGGCCTGAAGCGTCCACGCAGGCCGTTTTAAGCTCATGTGACAGCTTTTTAGCGGCTGAATCTTTTCCGGTTACAGAGATGATGGAGGTTTTGGCTCCGAGTTTTGCCAGGTTTATGGCCACGTTCCCGGCGCCGCCGCAGACGGTAAACTCTTCAGCCACTTTCACTATAGGCACCGGGGCTTCAGGCGAGATGCGTCTGACCGTGCCCTTTACGTAGCGGTCCAGCATTAAATCGCCAAGGACGGTAATTTTCCGGCCGCTGAAATTTTTTACCAGGGCGGCTATCCTGTCGTAAGTCGCACTATCCATAACAAGATTATACTAAATAGCGCTGAAGCGCTGAAGTTATGGAAATCTGAATCAGGCATTCCTTGCCAATTCGGTTAATTTCAGATTTCAGCGCTTCAGCTCTGGCTGGTCCACAGTTCTTTTTACCAGTTTGGCGGTTACGGAACCTATAAAGATTTCGGCTTTAAGTATTAGCGGAAGGCGCAGGTTATCGTCAGTGAGCCACACGAACATGCGCTTGCCCTTTTTGGGAACAAATATCCCCTCGTCTCCCACCCTGGGTTCCACCACATAACACTTGAATTTGCCGTAATCCGTTTTGGCTTTTTCAGCGCGCAGGACTTTAACTGTCATGGCCCAGTTCCGCCTGGTGTTTACTTTTATTTCCAGGGCTGAGCCGGTTTTGAGCTCCATGACGCGCACCGCGTACATGGCGGAAAGCACGTCATTTACCGGTCCCTCAAGGGGGCCGTCAAACTTGGTAATTTCCCTTTTTCTATTCATCCTCTCACCCCTGAAAATTTTTGACGGCGTGTCAAAAAGCACCCATTCGTTGTAAAAGTAGCCGCCCTCCTGGATTTTTTTATAATAGCCGAAAGATTTAAGTGTTTCCGGGTCAAGCCAGGCCTCATTTATATCGTCCACACGGAAGAAGTTATTAATAAAGGCGGCGGACTTCGACCTGGAAGTGATGTGATAGACCGGCTTTCCGTCTATCATTACAAGTTTATCTACCTTAAGCCAGGCGTGTCCAACCGTCATAAGGCCCCAGGAAATATCGTATTCAAGCGTTTCCCCGAGCAAGGGGAACCCCGCCCAAGTCTGGGTGGATTTACCCTCAACCGTTGGGAAGATGCGGGAAGCCGATGGTGTAAAAATCTGCACGGCTTCCAAATCCTGGTAGGGATGCCGCAAAAGTTTGCCACCCGGCAACGCCACAGGGCCGGCGGAGACCGGCGGCACAGGACTGGTGGAGACCAGCGGCACAGGTCCGGTGGAAATCAGCGGCACAGTTTCTCCATCCGCGCTCAAAGCCGCCAATAACAGGCAGATGAGAGAAAGCGCTGAAGGATAAGAGATTTTTTTAAAAGCCATATTTTATTCTGCAGAAAATAAAGGCGGCCAGGGCAAATCCGGCGGAAAGGCCCCGCCATTCCTTGTTTTTTCTGAAAACATCGAGTGAGTAGGCGGAAAGATCAAAGAAGGATTTCATATCCGCCGGGCGCGGCACGAGCGAGGGTACATTTTTTTTATATTCGTCAAACTGCGGACCATAAGTGGAGGATAAAAATTCTTCTTCATGCTTTATCTGCTTTGAATATATCCAGGAATATGACGCAAGTGTGACGCACCAGATGGCGGCTGTGCGGAATGTGTGCCTTGGGCTTGAAAGCATTAACAGCATCCCAAGTGTCATCAGCGCGGTGCCGAGGTAGAGGGGGTTCCTGACCGCAGCGTAGGGCCCTGAGACGGTAAGGGTGCTGGATTTTACTATGGCCGCGCTTGAGAGTACGCGTACTATTTGGCCTAAAAGCATTAATATAAAGCCAGCGGCAAACAGTTTCGGACTGTCGGGTTTGGCCAATGCGATAACCGCCAGGGTTATGATTTGTGAAATAAGGATGCGTTTTTTCATGTTTTTCTCGTTTTTATATTATGTTTTGTCTTTTACACCTTGCATTTTTTGGCTCTATCCGGTCCGGGGCGCTGCGCGCCGCCGACAATATATCCCGGAAAACGGAAACGCCCTTTAACGCCGCCGGGTGTTTTTTTAGCTGGCCGCGGCCCTGCCCGGTGGTGACAAATAAAGGCGTGATACCGGATTTTTTTGCCATCTGCATGTCGCTTGCTTTGTCGCCTATTACTATGGAAGCTTTCAGGTCGGTCCTGAAATCCTTCAGCGCCTCTCTTACGAGGCCCGTGCGCGGCTTGCGGCAGGAACATCCGGCATCCGGTCCGTGCGGACAGAAATATACTGCGTCAAGGCGCGCGCCTTTCTCCTTAAGCAGTTTTTTCAGCCTAAGGTTTATCGCCTTGGCGCATTCAAGGCTCATGTATCCTCTGGCCACGCCGGACTGGTTTGTAAGCACGATCAGGCGGTACCCTTTGTCCGCCAAAAGCCGCAAAGCGCGCGCGGCACGGACGTAAAGTTTAAGACCGGCGGTTTCCGTGACATATATGCCGGCCCGATCGCGTGTGAGCGTTCCGTCGCGGTCAATAAAAGCCGCGGGTTTTGGAGTGGTTTTATTTAAAATCGGCCAGGTTTTCACCGGTCTTTTTCCTTGAAAACAGAATTGACGGCGTTCATAAGCGAACGGTAGCCGTCGCGCATAAAAATTATTTTTACCGAGAGCAGATACACCCCGCCGGTAAGCAGTTCCCTCCAATCGGGGGGGAAACGGGAAAAATCTTTGTAGGTCGTGATAATGCTCTCGCCGCCGCGGGTGTTTTCAAGCGACATCAGCTCTTCACGCGTAAAATGGTGGTGGTCGGGATAGCGCCAGGTCTGACTGACGGTGATTTTTAAATTTTTAAGCGTGCTCTCGAAAGATTCGGGGTCTCCTATGCCGGAAAGCGCCACGGCTTTTTTGCCCGCGAACGCCTTTGGCGCCAGGGTTTCGTTAGTGAAAGCGTTTATGAATAAAGCCGGCTGATGGGCGCTCTCTATAAGAGCGGCGCCGGGATTGATCTTTTTAATTTCCGCTGAAAGCTCTTCCAGAGCGCCGCGCGTGGCGTGTTCACAGTGGGATATTATAACCGCTCCGGCTCTTTTAAGCGCCATGGCATTTTCGCGCAGATCCCCGAAAGGCAGCAGGAAATCTTTATGGAAAGGAGCGGTGGCGTTTATCAATACTATGTCCAGGTCCCGGCGCATGGCCAAATGCTGCAGGCCGTCGTCCATAAGTAAAATGTCGCAGCCGTAGTTGTTTATGGCGGCAGTTCCCGCTTTAAAGCGGTCGGCGCAAACCATTACCGGAATATCGGCGGATGAAACCAGATTGTACAGCATAAAGGCCTCATCGCCGGCCTCGGCGGGATTAAACGGGCCGGGGCCCGCCAGCTCCGTCAGCTTTTTGGAGGGCGCCTGACGTTTATAGCCGCGCAGCAGGATGGCCGGTTTTTTACCGGATCTTTTAAGTTCAAGAGCGGCCGCGGATACTGTCGAGGTCTTACCGGTGCCTCCGGTGGAGATATTACCGAAACAAACAACCGGCGCGGCAAGGGAATGGGTTTTAAAAAATCCGCAGGCGTAAAGCGCTTTCCTGGCGTTAATAATGCCGCCGTAAACGCGGGAGAGGATTTTTAACAGGAGGGGGCCGCCCCGGCGGCTTTTAAGATCGGCGCGTATTTTTTTAAAGTTCATTGTATTTTTGCCAGTCCCGGCATAGACATTAATTCTTCAAATACCATCTCCGGTTTCAGACCGCTGAGACATTTTATTGTTTCCTGTTGACATTCGTTGCTGCCGCAGGGCGCGCAGGGAAGGGAGTGATCGCGCGCTACGCGGTGAATCGGATCGTTCGGCGGCGTCCAGCTTTCCGGCCGGCTTGACCCGTATATGCCAAGCGTCGGCACGCCCGCTGCCTGCGCGATATGCTTGACGCCGTTGCAGTTGGAAACCAGGACAGCGGTCTTTGAAAGCATGGCAGCGAGGCTCATCAGCGTGGGAGTGCGCGGCGCAGGCTTTACCAGGGGACTTCCGGCAGCGGCGGCTATACGGTGTGCCAACTCCTCTTCTCCGGGGCCCCAGAATATTACGACTTCCGCTTTTAACCGCGCTGCCGCCAGCGCGGCCAGCGCGGCATAATGTTCTCGCGGCCATTGCCTGGTTATCCTGCGCGAAGCCGGGGCCATGCCGATAAGCGTCCCGGCGCCGCCGAAACCGGCTTTCTTAAGGCTGACTTCTGCCGCTTCTTTTTCTGTTTCTGGAATGTAAATTTTGGGATAGGGGTAAAAAATATTTTTAAGCCCCAAATGTCTGAGACTGTCTATTTTGAAGAACGGGTTATACGGATGGTCAAGGGGACTTTTTGTGAGCTTTAAACTGTATGCCCAGGCGGATGACGTGTATGCCGGCCCCGCCCTGAGCGGCGCGCCGCTGGTAAAACATATAAGAGCCGAGCGCGGATTTGACATGAAATCTATGACCAGATCGTATTTCCTTTTCCGCACTTCCAGCATCCATTTTACGGGGCTTTCCTTACGGTAGACCAGCACTTCGTCTATGAAAGGATTGCCGGATAATGCCTCGTGGCAGGGGGCTTGGGTGAGAAAATCAAGCTTTGCCTCCGGAAAATTATCCTTTAAAACCTGCGCCGCCGGCGTGGTCAGAAGCACGTCTCCTATCTGGCGGAGCTGTATCAGAAGGATTTTTTTAGGAATAAAGTCCATAACGTTATCTAAACTGTTTGTTTGCCATAAGCCGTAAACCATATGCTGAAAGGCTGCCATACGCTTTAAGCCGTATGCCGTATGCTTTTTAAGGAGTTCCCTTATAGCTTATGGCCTAAAACATACGGCTTATGGCACTTTTTTAATCATCGCGTAAAACGCGACGATTAAAAAAGTCTTGACGCTCCGCGGGAAAGATGCAGCGCCAGGTCGACGTTGTTTTCATCGCCCTGTATAAAGAGCCTGTCCAGCGGACCTTTTTGTCTGTCCCATGGCCAGAAGGTTTTGCCCTGCGTAAAGCTGAAATCGAGGCTGTAACCGGCAGACAGCGCCTGTGCGCGCACGGCAGGAGAATAGGCGCCGTCTCCGTATGGGTAGGCGAAAGCACATATTTCCCCGCCGAGCAAAACTTCCAGCTGTTTTTTTGATTCCCTCATTTCCCAGGCGGCGTCTTCCGGCTCAAGCGCTCCAAGATGCGGGTGGTTCATGGTGTGGGAGCCCAATTCCATCACTCCGCTTTTTTTCATTTCAAGCAGCATTTCGGCTGTGGCCATGTTTATCCATGGTTCCGAGGCCGGATCATGCCAGGTATTGGCCTTGCCGATGGTATTGAAAACCACGAAGATATTCCCTTTCGCTCCCAGTTCACGAAGTATGGGCCAGGCCTGGGTATAGTTGTTCTCGTAGCCGTCGTCAAAAGTAATGACCACGGCTTTTTTAGGAAGGGGGGCCGTGCCTTTACAAGCCGCAAGAAGCTCTGAGAAGAGCAGGGTTTTGTAGTCGTTATCAAGCAGGTGTTTCACCTGGCGCCGGAATTTAGCGGGCGTTACCCAAAGCTCTTTTAACTTTGATCCGGGCGGAGGCGTACCGATTTTATGATAGCACAGCACGGGCAAGCCTGGTGTTTTTTTCCGCCACCAGGCCCAACGGCCGCTCAGATAGGCCGCAGTCAGGAATAAAACTGAAATTATCAGGATTTCCATAGCTCACCGGTCCCTTGAATTAAAGTTTAAAATCTAGAGCTCTGAAGACCTGAAGCTCTGAAGTCTGCTAAACTTCAACTCTTCC contains:
- a CDS encoding DUF3108 domain-containing protein, whose product is MAFKKISYPSALSLICLLLAALSADGETVPLISTGPVPLVSTSPVPPVSAGPVALPGGKLLRHPYQDLEAVQIFTPSASRIFPTVEGKSTQTWAGFPLLGETLEYDISWGLMTVGHAWLKVDKLVMIDGKPVYHITSRSKSAAFINNFFRVDDINEAWLDPETLKSFGYYKKIQEGGYFYNEWVLFDTPSKIFRGERMNRKREITKFDGPLEGPVNDVLSAMYAVRVMELKTGSALEIKVNTRRNWAMTVKVLRAEKAKTDYGKFKCYVVEPRVGDEGIFVPKKGKRMFVWLTDDNLRLPLILKAEIFIGSVTAKLVKRTVDQPELKR
- a CDS encoding polysaccharide deacetylase family protein, whose translation is MEILIISVLFLTAAYLSGRWAWWRKKTPGLPVLCYHKIGTPPPGSKLKELWVTPAKFRRQVKHLLDNDYKTLLFSELLAACKGTAPLPKKAVVITFDDGYENNYTQAWPILRELGAKGNIFVVFNTIGKANTWHDPASEPWINMATAEMLLEMKKSGVMELGSHTMNHPHLGALEPEDAAWEMRESKKQLEVLLGGEICAFAYPYGDGAYSPAVRAQALSAGYSLDFSFTQGKTFWPWDRQKGPLDRLFIQGDENNVDLALHLSRGASRLF
- the rfaE1 gene encoding D-glycero-beta-D-manno-heptose-7-phosphate kinase, producing MDSATYDRIAALVKNFSGRKITVLGDLMLDRYVKGTVRRISPEAPVPIVKVAEEFTVCGGAGNVAINLAKLGAKTSIISVTGKDSAAKKLSHELKTACVDASGLIATDEEATIEKTRVIAEHQQVVRFDRDPLKPLSPGLEKRALHTLERQLKNGAEAVIFSDYGKGLLCPAVIIRAIRLCRARRVPIFVDPKVEHFRLYKKVACITPNTMEAFGGMGLPQKDGTPEVEALGRKIISELRCRSLLITRGEHGMTLFTAPGARPRALHIPTKAREVFDVTGAGDTVISLFALAWSAGASPEDAAITANFGAGVVVAKLGTASVSKEELLESMRSWIKTA
- a CDS encoding glycosyltransferase family 9 protein, with the protein product MDFIPKKILLIQLRQIGDVLLTTPAAQVLKDNFPEAKLDFLTQAPCHEALSGNPFIDEVLVYRKESPVKWMLEVRKRKYDLVIDFMSNPRSALICFTSGAPLRAGPAYTSSAWAYSLKLTKSPLDHPYNPFFKIDSLRHLGLKNIFYPYPKIYIPETEKEAAEVSLKKAGFGGAGTLIGMAPASRRITRQWPREHYAALAALAAARLKAEVVIFWGPGEEELAHRIAAAAGSPLVKPAPRTPTLMSLAAMLSKTAVLVSNCNGVKHIAQAAGVPTLGIYGSSRPESWTPPNDPIHRVARDHSLPCAPCGSNECQQETIKCLSGLKPEMVFEELMSMPGLAKIQ
- the lpxK gene encoding tetraacyldisaccharide 4'-kinase — its product is MNFKKIRADLKSRRGGPLLLKILSRVYGGIINARKALYACGFFKTHSLAAPVVCFGNISTGGTGKTSTVSAAALELKRSGKKPAILLRGYKRQAPSKKLTELAGPGPFNPAEAGDEAFMLYNLVSSADIPVMVCADRFKAGTAAINNYGCDILLMDDGLQHLAMRRDLDIVLINATAPFHKDFLLPFGDLRENAMALKRAGAVIISHCEHATRGALEELSAEIKKINPGAALIESAHQPALFINAFTNETLAPKAFAGKKAVALSGIGDPESFESTLKNLKITVSQTWRYPDHHHFTREELMSLENTRGGESIITTYKDFSRFPPDWRELLTGGVYLLSVKIIFMRDGYRSLMNAVNSVFKEKDR
- a CDS encoding HAD-IIIA family hydrolase, translated to MKTWPILNKTTPKPAAFIDRDGTLTRDRAGIYVTETAGLKLYVRAARALRLLADKGYRLIVLTNQSGVARGYMSLECAKAINLRLKKLLKEKGARLDAVYFCPHGPDAGCSCRKPRTGLVREALKDFRTDLKASIVIGDKASDMQMAKKSGITPLFVTTGQGRGQLKKHPAALKGVSVFRDILSAARSAPDRIEPKNARCKRQNII